The genomic DNA GAGGCTTTGGCAGCAGAGCTGGGATGCTGCCGGACCGTGACGGCTGATGATTTCCCTCCCCTGTGGGCACTTTGCGTTTTGGTGGATGGACACCTGCAATGTCACAGAGAGGCGTTATATTAACATGCACAAGAATCATTACAGTATATAACACAGTATATCGTTTCTCACCCCTTGGAGAGCGCACACCGGGGTTGCTGTGGGTTGCAACTGTCCGTGTGTGGCCTTGCGACTGTCTGGATGAGCCCGCCATGGCGCCAAAGTCCTCTCTGCTCGCCTTGTGCTCAGGCCTCCAGCTACCACCCAGCACAGAGTCAGAGTCTGTGGACAGTGAGGGCGAAGCAGCACTTTTCTGGGACTGCAAGAACAAATAAACGGTACGGTACATCAATAGTTTGAAATATATTCCAATCTGACTGAACACTACTTTAAAAGCATTGTCTAGAGCACAGCCCACCTTCTTGATATAAAGGTCTCCTGTACGGTAGCGTCGTGTTATTGCTGCCACTTTGACTGGGTCTTTCCGGATCAACTCACTGAGGAGCTCAATTGGCGAACTCGCTCCGTCTGCCTTCCACTCAATGATTCCCAGCTGTCGGAGGTGGGCCCGTGCGTGACTGGCGAGGGCCTTGCGGTTTTCAAAATTAAACCCACAAAGCTCACAGGATGTGTCTGACACAAAGAGGATGAGACACTTTTTGGATGAGTTCTTTAGGATGAGCATTAGTCATGTATTACCAATTTAGTGAGATCATTTTGCAGTGCTAGTACTGCATGACAACTACGGTATAATACCATCTATTCAACTGGCCCAATCTCCCACTGCCTTTAATGATTTCATCTCTAAGCCAATGCCCTACGACGTGTATCTGCATTTTGTTGCACAGCcgtagaaaaacaacaagagacAATTACATAAAATTGCAGAGTAAtgattacagtgtgttttttgtgagattacgaggagaaaaaaaagattaaaccTTAAAGATCAAGTCTGAGTTACAAAACAAGTTGGCTGGTGTTTTCTTATTGTCTTATCTGTTGTACTCAGCCTCATATGTGAGGCCTTTGGGGTCATACTTTCCATGTTCACTGCTAGGGTATCATTCATCCCCTACCGctatatcctccacatgaggctcccgtggggggcgctggtgccactTTGTCATCCACTCATGCAGACAAAGAATCTACACACAAATCTAGTTTGATTTAGCCGTGCTTTATGCATGTGCTACACTGAGTGTGAATGGAACAGCAGAAAAGTGGCTTGCTGTGTGCACGGAATGAGATAAGTATGACCAGGCCCCTTCACAGATACAGTTAAAAGTGTAGTGTGTAACCTTTAACAGTGAAAAAAAGCACACGGGGAGTGATTAGACAGATGGAGGCACCaacaacattgcgctagtaaagtgagacagctgcaaacaggttggagtatgactgaaaacacaaagaggcgTCAAAGAAAACtggtttgatgggataaatgttTCTTGCCCCCGCCTGCCCCTGTTCTGGCgctgtatacaaacaaatgcttccatcagtcaggtctgatagtattgcttgtcTGAGCTCATTTGTTAAAACATTTCTGTCTAcacagaccaaacagaggcaggataataataataatattaataataacaacaaaaaccaaccaaaacttacacactgtagctttaaatgttttgaaaaaagGCTCAGAAATCTCCCAAAACTGGTGGACACACTTTATAAAGCTTGAAGTGGGCTGGTAATGTCCAGTGCGCAGTATTAACACTTCTTAATTTGACTATTTGGCATCCCAACACTTTTATTTGCGTActaacacttttatttgcatACCTGCATTTTTATTTGCGTAACAGCACTTATCATAAGATTCCAGGGGTGCACTGTGCATGTGACTTGGCATTCACTCATTCTCGTGAGAGTCTAGTGTTTGTCTGTAGTGTTTAgagtttctattttttattgttacaatatctaagtgtttaaaaatgttcattaatGTTTTGTTATATTCACTTGCCACATTTGTGTGCTGGAAGACAGCAGAACAGCAAGACACCACATAAAATGCTGTTTGAAGTTTAAATCACTGTTGGAAATGTTGAGGATAATCGAAatatacaagttggcaaaaAGTATTTAGTTTATTATGGACtagacatttaaataaatagatgttgtgAACATTACTAATATCTTCTGgtctcttttatttactgaaacaTAATAATTTAGttcataatttagtgtttaatgatttagtaatacaGCAATGTGCGCCTCATATGGATAAGGGGAGTCCTGGCACTTACGTTTTCCCCACTTCAGACTCACTGTATTGAGTGCATTTGTCAGGGGCTGTTTTCAACTATGTACTCAACGTATTTATGGCACCAGGACAATGTACGCAAGATTGATTCACTACATATAACAACACCGTTTATTCCTTGAAGGCAAATCCACCACTATGCAAGGAAACACTTCACAGTGATTTGAATGTCTTACCAGGGAGCGAGGTCCCACTCTTGCCAGACGCGGATTTCTCTTTCATGGAATAATCCAGAGGTGTGTTGCAGTTGTTGGAGGCTGGTTCCCTTGCCTGAGGGCTATCAAGAGGCTTTTTAGAGCCTTGTGGGGTCCGTGTGGCTTTGCCTGATGCCGGAGACCCTTTCCTGCTCTCTTCATCCTGCAACATGACCTCGTTGAGGAGGTCAATCGGCGATGTCTTGATTGACCAGGTGAGGCCAAGCTGGCGCAGATGGGCACGAGCGTGGCAGGACAGGGCTTTGCGGGTGTCAAACAACTGGCCACAGTAGTCACAAAGGACCGTTGGTGGCATGTCTGTATCTGTGGAGGTAACTGAAGGGATACatccacacacaaatgaatgaatggaaagtGAATGTAAGGCTACAACCATCTCACTACTTAATTTTAAAACGTTTTCAGATTACAATGCATAAATCAGGTGACCATTCATTAGGCATGCATGTGCCAATGTTAACAAGAAGCTGGTAGTttgctgcaggttttttttacttagtTTAGAAATGACCACtaacaagaaacaacaatgatgaaaagtagggctgaacaattaaccGTAATTTTTATCGAAATCACAATACGGtgtactgcaattttcaaatcgcaggaggtgCAACATCTgtcaaagccaaaatgtgtgtcaaaatataattttagtttAATTATTGACCGGacctatacacatcttattctaaaGACTGAAGAGAAGATATTTGTTTCTCttagatctgcacaaatatcacacagtaatcatgctttttgaatgaaaatgagaataattatgtaaaaatgacaattccCTGTAATATCgcaaatcatatcgcaatcgcaattcctgtcaaaataatcgcaataagatatttattcaaaatcattcagccctaatGAAAAGTAAGAACAAGAACTTATGTTCTGATGATGAGATGAATGTGAATGTAAGAGTTTGGTTAAAAAACGTTCAGGAAGTGAATGGAAGTATCTGCCTCATTGTTTCTGCCTGCACAGACAATAATAAACTAGAACAGATCCAGCAGccttcattaaaacattttaaaatgtggatgGCAGGTGTATCCAGAGcagattgttgtgtttttaaatgaaaagggACTCATTTGGATGTAGTCTTACTTAACTCACAGTACAAAAGCTACTAAACAACCAGTCTACGCCAACCAATGTTACAAAAGAATGGTTGACTACTTTACCTGCACTGGAAGGCTTTGAAAAACCAAGAGCACTGGGCGACGCCTGTATGGGTGAGTTCCTACTGGATGCCCCTGGTTGAACAGACACCTCCATTTCCACAGGCTCAGGCTTGGGCTTTCTATGGAGGGGGTCCACTGCAAACCGAAAGCCTTTCTTAGCTTTAGGGGCCTTGTTAACAGGAGCTGGAGAAGACTGCATGCCTTTTGAAGGGCTCCGGGATTGGCCCAAGGCTGGAGAAAGAGAATTGGCTCGTGCTGTAGATGCCACTGcagattttttggggggatgCATGGCTTTTAACATGCCAGTATTGATCAGCTCCTGGACAGTTTCGATTGCAGAGGCTTTCCCCATCAAATCAGTCACCCCAATTTGACGCAGGTGACAGCGAGCATGGCAGGCCAAGCCTTTACGATTCTCAAACTCTTCCCCGCATAGAATACAAATACGATCCTCTGCTGCTTTAGGTCGTTTACTGAGGGGAGAAGAGCGTGGAGAGGACAGATCAGAGGAACGTTTGGAAGGGGACTTAAGGGGACTGTTTGAGGTGAGTGACTCCTGGTGTCCACTGGCGACGGGCTTGAGGTCCTCGTCCTCCATCATCtgatagagaaaatcaatgggACTGCCCTTAATCTCACTGTCAGGGACTCCAATCTGGCGCAGGTGGGCCCGAGCATGACTGGACAGGCCCTTGCGTGTCTCATACCAGCAGCCACAAAGCTGGCACACATGGACCTCATTATGGGTGTCTTAAattgcaaaaataaagaaaacaatgggAGAAAGGTCAAGTCAGAAATGTTaaaacagaaatgttacatCCATAGCCATACAGTTGGGTATTTTAAGTGCCATCTTCCACAAACATCTACTCACCTTGCTACTTTCAACATTTCCTTAAAACATTTGCTACAGAATTCAGCCATACCTAATCTAATAGGGGCGTCAGTTTCCAGTGGTGCCCACAGTGGTTTGGTTGTCGTTTGGCGCACAGAGGATGACGAGCTGCTACCTTCAGCATACTTAAGACCAGGAGATGTTGGTTCTTTAATTCTAACAGGAGATCTAACTGGAGATCCTTCATGATTATGTGGAGATGACATGACTCTAACTTCTGCATTGCAGGAAGAACTCTTGTCCCCTGGTGCTGAGAGAGTCCTGGACTCCAGCTGCGAGGGGACAAGGGGCGGCTCAGTTGTAGATGAGTCTGCTTTGAACTTTGGGTAGGAGCCATCTCTCTCCTGGATGAGCTGGTAGAGAAGCTCTATGGGAGCTCCACTGCTCTCTGACAATGTCACACCAAGCTGCCGCAGATGGAGGCGGGCGTGACTTGACAGTCCCCGTCGTGTCTCAAAGTATGTTCCACACACTTCACATATGACTGGCTGTGGTGTTGCTGTGGGGAAGTTCAGATGGGAGTCTGTCACCACAGATTGTGTCTATAGTCAACAGATATCAGTTGTCTCTTTTTCCTAAATTTAAAGTCAGCGTCTTTTGTATCACACAACAGCTGATTGTTTGTGGAGGGACTGTATATGTGAATGCAAATGTCCACAGAAATGTTTCCAGATTCTCCTGCTAATTCCCTAATATAATCTCCAGTTATGTCAGAGTGATCTCATGTGAGAACACAACAGGAGAAACTTAGGAGAATCCACAGCAAGTGAATGAGAATGAATGAGTGTCCTGCTTCATGAATACTCAAGCCAGGCTCCACCCAACTCTCCTGAATTCTCCGGAGGTTCTCCTGATGCTGTGAATGTGTCTGATCCAGCGCCTTTGTTGGCCGAATTTGGGTGGCAGAAGGTGTCAAAATGCATCACGGTGAATCAGCAACGTCTGTCCCAATTCGTAAGCTCCTCCAAATGTGGTACTTTTGTTGTGAATGCTACAACAGGTGGATTCATTGCAGCCAAACAAATCCAAAAGTAGATTGCCTATCTAAAAGCCATCACATTTATAATGGTCAaaaactcagcagcagcagcctttttGGTGTCAACTAATTCAAATGGCTATTTTTAATGAAGCAAGTCATTGTTTTCATAAATTAAGCCAAGTTAATGGTGACATTAGAAATGTATCCACTTGTGCCGCAATATCACGGAAGAGCCATGACGCAAATTTCACCGATTCCATAGTCAGATTTCCAGTCAGCTGCATACCCTGAACTGAGACGCAGCTCATGCTTCGCTGCATTCATCATGTGTGAACGGCAAACTCAGAAAATGGCTTGCATGGAAGAAATCCATAATGTGATGCCTCTAATGAACaaattcatttatattatgGATATACATATAAAGTTTTAAAAGTGATATGAGCGATGAAATGCTTACTGTGACAAATGATGTAGGTCTCCATGAATAAAGTAaattatgtgttttgttttgttaaataaaataccTAATATAATGAGTAATAATCCTACTGTGATACTAGGAGTGAGATCTAATGAGGGGGATGACACAAGACAAACAGATGCAATCAATCAAGTCTTGGTGTGACATGAAAAATAATGTGACCGTATAGGTGTCTCTCTTACCTTGTGCATCAGTGTTTGCTGACATGTTGAGaaattactttttaaaggaTGAAAAAATTGACTTCTCGTCGACCCTGTGATCAGTGCAGtttaaaaataagagaaaaaaaagcattactATATTTGACAACACAAGAATAACTGGATCAGCACGGTTTAATAATATTGTCAAagcttttcaaaatgaaaaacataggGTATATGAGTATAACCAAAATAACAAACCTGTTGTTCTGACAGACAACAGCAGCTCGTTATGAATCATCTACACATCTGCAGGTCCTAAGTTTTTAAATACTGTTCACTGTGAGGaaaacttgtttattttttgtgcatAATTCAACAAAATAATCTCTAAGAGGAAAAAGGCAGTGACTTGTGGTAAACTTGTAGTTAAATTAACGGATCTTCTGACACGGCAGCTAATGTGGGTAACTCTCATACTCCCTTTGTAACACTCGTACACCATGCTAACGTTAGCGACTCGCTAGCAGTAGTTAGATTTTCATCTTGAAAGAAACGTCGAACAAGCGCAAACACTGCGCTGCCGACTAGAAACTAGCGTTAACTCAACACTTACCAGCAAAAGTATATTTTATCTAAAAGGCTAAACAGACCgtctcaaaataaaacaagagctTCACAAAGACAAGCTTAGCGGAAGTACAGTTCCCCACATTTCcggtgctgctgtgttttcatattaaaagaaaaaaaacctatatGACAAGCTGTCGCAAACTCAAGCAGCATGGACTCGATAACAGAACTACACTGACACCTAGTGGACAGCAGAAtcttaaaatacattatttgtgTTAGAAAAAAAGATGGATAAGACTGAGAAAGACTGGGAGTAAAataagaaagtaaataaaacaaatgtgctgGATTAACTGGTTTAAAGAGGAAACAGTGCAactagagaggagagagcataAACCTCCTCTGAGGCTGCTCAGTTCctcacagtgtcaatacactcccCGACCTCACTAGATTCAGGATGATCCAAAGGTTATATTGGATCATCCTGAATCTAAAATTACTTGTTGGGATAACAGAAATCATACCACCGTGGTGCCACTAAAGTACTTAACAAAGTGATTATAGTGTGACTGGTGAAATGTACATGGCGTGGTCCTTACTGAACATAATACAGTAttgcagttaaaaatacttcacTCGCCACTGTGTATATTGTGTAATTATTGtacctgtatgtgtgttttacttGACTTCTTACTGTAATGAGGGCATAACAAAAATGCCCTGCAGCAATCTCAAAGTTTTACCCAAATAACTGTAGTTTAAATGTAAAGAGTTCTGTTCTCAATGTTTACGTGTACCACGTACTTTCTTTAATTAACTTAAAGCAGGACCAACATGATGTGGGGCCCACTGGTGGTCAGTAGGGAATCAAGTGAGAAAAACCTTTTTGAGCAAAATGGTTTTATGATACATCTCTCACCAAGGTGACCAATCTGAGGTTGATCAAGTCTGGGATTGCACCCCGGAAGCACTGCGCCATGGGCAGCTTCAGTGATGGAACAGACGGCTGCCCTCTTGAcacaataatatttatgatgatatttcacataatttcaaaatgaaagtgtttgttttggtgtggGACGATAAATAgtttacaatataaatgtatttatgatgcaaaattaatttattaattaaaacaaaacatacataaataactcATAACCAAGGTTGTTATAGTTAatatgaaactgaaactgaaaaaaaaaaacattttcattcactgaattaaaaataaaactagagCTTAAAAAACCCTAAGATAACCTAAAACTAACTACAATTGCAgcgaaaatgtgcttagttttcaaCTTTGTAGATTAATTTCAAACATAATCCTTTTGgattcatatgaagtgtatttatttttttctctgctggcaattttgaaaggttgtatttgagacacaatacttttattatcaCCTTTTATGAATCGCTCACCTGGCAGATAcaccatattaaaaaaaactaaaactaagcatttacaaaaaataaaaatgaataaaaactagcaaacccgaTTAAACCCTAATTATAACGagccaatttaaaaaaacaaaaagtcaaaactaatgaaaaactATTATAAACTTGCTAATAACTTCATATTAACTTGTGAACCGCATGGAATTAATtgggggccgcatgtggcccgcggaCCGCGAGTTAAAGTCTAGCAAAGCGACACAGACAAcctgcttttactttgaaatgattcattttcacTTCCGGGGGCTACGACCGCCTCCGCCTACTTCTAGCTCACCGCCAGCCCTTTgactcctctctcctcctgaaAGCAGCAGCACATCTCTGCACTCCAACTTCTCCGCGGCTTTACCTACAtacagacaggtgagtgaatatTTTAAACTTTTGTCGCATTATTACTACACGTAGACGGCACGGCGCGACCAAGAGAAGTAACCGTTTAGACAGGAGTAAAAAAGAAGTTGAAAGAGGCGGTTTGTTAGCTGAAGCTAACGTTTAGTTAGCTCGGCAGTGCAGGGTTCTGTCgctctcctccgcctcctcctcctcctcctcctcgagtGTTTAGGCCTGTTTCTGGCAGTTTCTTTGTCAAGGTGCTGCAGGGAGACTGGACAGTTTTTCCCCTCGTTGTGCccgtttttttcagtttctgccaCGGTCAGTTTAGCCAGTTACTTCATATGTAAGACGTTGAGGTGAACTTTGACCGAGTTGAGTCTGTTGCGCGTAGCTCTGTATGAACCTTTCAGGGAGATTACTGCGTGTCTGGCTCCGAATTCACGACTTTtacattgaattgaatgacgTGTTCTGCTTATTTTTTTCGATTTTTGTATGgagatttattttatgttcaaACATGTACACAGTATTAAAGACAACCAGCATATACATGCACCTATACATACATTCTCTGCGAAGCTATTCTTTGTTAAAGCGAAAATCCATGGCAACTGTCTTTGGCAGGCATTTAAGGATGTGTCCCTTTTGTTATCTGTCCATTGTCCccggaggcttttttttttttggatctgCGTGTCTTGTCAATTTTAATCATAACTTGCAGTCCTGGTTGTGCAAGTacctgaattaaaaataaacacagtacCGTCCGGTTTGCCTGCTCATGGTTATGTAAAGTTTGAACATGACTTGCACGTGATTTAAGAATAGTTGTGCTGTGAAATCAGGGATTCAGTTAAAAcccttgtgttttatttgtttaaatgtattttttgtttgtcgAATTTACCAGTTGTGTTTTTTGCTATCCAGGCTCCAGAAGGTGCCCCAGGCTCCACCCAGTAGCACTTATCTATAATGATCTTTGAGCACCAGGAATGTTCTGGTTACTGTATGTGTAATCTCTCTCACACCATTAGATATTCACCCCCGCCATGTCTGCTGGAAATGCTCAGATTGGCAAGCCTGCCCCCAATTTTAAGGCCACAGCTGTTGTAGATGGGCAGTTTAAGGACATTCAGTTGTCAGACTACAAAGGTAACAAAGTTTTAATTTCACTATGCACAGTGACAGTCCGATCTCCATCATCTAAATTGGAAGATTGCATTACTCTGACTTCATGTGTTCCAATTTTTTTCCCAATGCTCTCCAGGAAAGTATgtgatcttcttcttctacccTCTGGACTTCACATTTGTGTGCCCTACTGAGATCATAGCCTTCAG from Solea solea chromosome 10, fSolSol10.1, whole genome shotgun sequence includes the following:
- the wiza gene encoding protein Wiz isoform X1; its protein translation is MSANTDAQATPQPVICEVCGTYFETRRGLSSHARLHLRQLGVTLSESSGAPIELLYQLIQERDGSYPKFKADSSTTEPPLVPSQLESRTLSAPGDKSSSCNAEVRVMSSPHNHEGSPVRSPVRIKEPTSPGLKYAEGSSSSSSVRQTTTKPLWAPLETDAPIRLDTHNEVHVCQLCGCWYETRKGLSSHARAHLRQIGVPDSEIKGSPIDFLYQMMEDEDLKPVASGHQESLTSNSPLKSPSKRSSDLSSPRSSPLSKRPKAAEDRICILCGEEFENRKGLACHARCHLRQIGVTDLMGKASAIETVQELINTGMLKAMHPPKKSAVASTARANSLSPALGQSRSPSKGMQSSPAPVNKAPKAKKGFRFAVDPLHRKPKPEPVEMEVSVQPGASSRNSPIQASPSALGFSKPSSAVTSTDTDMPPTVLCDYCGQLFDTRKALSCHARAHLRQLGLTWSIKTSPIDLLNEVMLQDEESRKGSPASGKATRTPQGSKKPLDSPQAREPASNNCNTPLDYSMKEKSASGKSGTSLPDTSCELCGFNFENRKALASHARAHLRQLGIIEWKADGASSPIELLSELIRKDPVKVAAITRRYRTGDLYIKKSQKSAASPSLSTDSDSVLGGSWRPEHKASREDFGAMAGSSRQSQGHTRTVATHSNPGVRSPRGVHPPKRKVPTGEGNHQPSRSGSIPALLPKPPLTPLVKLVGKVYSLKCRFCEEVFHGPLSVQEQWITHLQKHILSLGYKGKASPPASAAAAAAAAAAAATAAAAQVAAPALVQPVAV
- the wiza gene encoding protein Wiz isoform X2, producing the protein MSANTDAQDTHNEVHVCQLCGCWYETRKGLSSHARAHLRQIGVPDSEIKGSPIDFLYQMMEDEDLKPVASGHQESLTSNSPLKSPSKRSSDLSSPRSSPLSKRPKAAEDRICILCGEEFENRKGLACHARCHLRQIGVTDLMGKASAIETVQELINTGMLKAMHPPKKSAVASTARANSLSPALGQSRSPSKGMQSSPAPVNKAPKAKKGFRFAVDPLHRKPKPEPVEMEVSVQPGASSRNSPIQASPSALGFSKPSSAVTSTDTDMPPTVLCDYCGQLFDTRKALSCHARAHLRQLGLTWSIKTSPIDLLNEVMLQDEESRKGSPASGKATRTPQGSKKPLDSPQAREPASNNCNTPLDYSMKEKSASGKSGTSLPDTSCELCGFNFENRKALASHARAHLRQLGIIEWKADGASSPIELLSELIRKDPVKVAAITRRYRTGDLYIKKSQKSAASPSLSTDSDSVLGGSWRPEHKASREDFGAMAGSSRQSQGHTRTVATHSNPGVRSPRGVHPPKRKVPTGEGNHQPSRSGSIPALLPKPPLTPLVKLVGKVYSLKCRFCEEVFHGPLSVQEQWITHLQKHILSLGYKGKASPPASAAAAAAAAAAAATAAAAQVAAPALVQPVAV